One genomic window of Quercus robur chromosome 6, dhQueRobu3.1, whole genome shotgun sequence includes the following:
- the LOC126688622 gene encoding LOW QUALITY PROTEIN: uncharacterized protein LOC126688622 (The sequence of the model RefSeq protein was modified relative to this genomic sequence to represent the inferred CDS: deleted 1 base in 1 codon), whose product MEKMRSWFSKFKSKDKSKPSKSNETTGNGKEVLKVPTSEEVPSNVTKQKVAAAKQYIENHYKKQMKSLQERKERRHVLEKKLADAEVSEEEQNNLLKFLEKKETEYMRLQRHKMGADDFEPLTMIGKGAFGEVRICREKATSHVYAMKKLKKSEMLRRGQVEHVKAERNLLAEVDSNCIVKLYCSFQDEEYLYLIMEYLPGGDMMTLLMRKDTLTEDEARFYVGETVLAIESIHKHNYIHRDIKPDNLLLDRHGHMKLSDFGLCKPLDCSNLQEKDFSLGNNLSGALQSDGRPVAPKRTQQEQLQHWQRNRRMLAYSTVGTPDYIAPEVLLKKGYGMECDWWSLGAIMYEMLVGYPPFYSDEPMSTCRKIVNWRTHLKFPEEAKLSPEAKDLISRLLCNVDQRLGTKGADEIKAHPWFKGIEWDKLYQMKAAFIPEVNDELDTQNFEKFEEADNQIQTSSKAGPWRKMLSSKDINFVGYTYKNFEIVNDHQLPGIAELKKKSTKTKRPSIKSLFDDESAKAASQTVQGSFMNLLPPKVEVPEKQDNPNKLH is encoded by the exons ATGGAGAAGATGAGGAGTTGGTTCAGTAAGTTCAAGTCGAAAGACAAGTCAAAGCCTTCAAAGAGCAATGAAACCACAGGGAATGGGAAGGAGGTGTTGAAAGTGCCGACGAGTGAGGAAGTGCCTTCGAATGTGACAAAGCAAAAGGTTGCTGCTGCAAAGCAGTATATCGAAAACCACTACAAGAAGCAGATGAAGAGTCTGCAGGAGAGGAAGGAGCG ACGCCATGTACTTGAAAAGAAGTTGGCTGATGCTGAGGTCTCTGAGGAAGAGCAGAACAACTTGCTAAAGTTTTTGGAGAAAAAGGAAACGGAATATATGCGACTTCAAAGGCACAAGATGGGTGCTGATGATTTTGAGCCATTAACGATGATAGGGAAGGGCGCATTTGGAGAG GTTAGAATCTGCAGGGAAAAGGCAACTAGTCATGTATACGCTATGAAGAAGCTTAAGAAATCAGAGATGCTTCGCAGGGGCCAG gTTGAACATGTGAAAGCTGAGAGGAATCTACTTGCAGAGGTTGATAGCAATTGCATCGTTAAGCTCTACTGTTCCTTCCAAGATGAGGAGTATTTATATCTCATTATGGAATATCTACCTGGTGGAGATATGATGACTTTATTGATGCGCAAAGATACACTGACAGAGGATGAAGCCAGGTTTTATGTCGGGGAAACGGTCCTAGCTATTGAGTCCATCCATAAACATAATTATATTCATAG AGATATCAAGCCAGATAACTTGCTACTCGATAGACATGGTCACATGAAATTATCAGATTTTGGATTATGTAAACCACTAGACTGCAGTAATCTCCAAGAAAAGGATTTTTCTCTTGGAAACAACCTTAGTGGGGCTCTTCAGAGTGATGGACGTCCTGTGGCACCAAAACGCACACAACAGGAGCAACTTCAGCATTGGCAGAGGAACAGGCGAATGCTC GCTTATTCTACTGTTGGAACACCTGATTATATTGCCCCAGAAGTTTTGCTGAAGAAAGGATATGGGATGGAATGTGATTG GTGGTCTCTTGGTGCTATCATGTATGAAATGCTCGTGGGATATCCACCTTTTTATTCAGATGAACCTATGTCAACTTGTAGGAAG ATAGTTAATTGGAGAACTCATTTGAAATTTCCAGAAGAAGCAAAACTGTCTCCAGAAGCAAAGGATCTGATAAGTAGACTGTTATGTAATGTTGACCAGAGGCTTGGAACAAAAGGCGCAGATGAAATAAAG GCCCATCCATGGTTCAAAGGCATTGAATGGGACAAATTGTATCAAATGAAAGCGGCATTTATTCCTGAGGTCAATGATGAATTGGATACTCAAAActttgagaaatttgaagag GCTGACAACCAAATCCAAACTTCTTCAAAAGCAGGTCCATGGAGAAAG ATGCTGTCATCTAAGGATATCAACTTTGTTGGTTACACATACAAGAACTTTGAAATTGTAAATGACCATCAATTACCTGGGATTG CTgaattaaagaagaagagcacaaAAACAAAGAGGCCGTCCATCAAGTCcctttttg ATGACGAGTCAGCCAAGGCTGCCAGTCAAACTGTTCAGGGGAGCTTTATGAACCTCTTGCCTCCCAAAGTAGAAGTTCCTGAGAAACAG GACAATCCTAATAAGCTGCACTAA